Below is a window of Humulus lupulus chromosome 2, drHumLupu1.1, whole genome shotgun sequence DNA.
TATACTACTactcttctcttctctcttctttcCCCGAACAATCTCCGATTATCGATATTATCTCTCCGGCGCAAACAAAAATATCAAACACATAATAACCTTCCACTACtatatatgaatatttatatatctatatCGACCATGTTATAAATATATTAACTGATATAATAATAATAGCAGAAGAAGAGAAGTGTATGGTTATTGGAATGCTTGCTGTGTCATCGTTAAGGGACACTTACCGAGATGAAAAGCAAGGAGGAGAGACGGTGGAGACCAGTAATATCAACTTCTCGATCAACGCCGGAGATGGGTTCCCGGACTTTGCCGATTGCATCGATTTCGACGACCTTTTCATCGGCATCAATGTCGACGGCGATGTTTTGCCGGACTTGGAGATGGACTCAGAAATCCTCGCTGATTTCTCAGCCGAGGATTACAACTCCGACGTGAACGCATCTCCCTCGTCGGCCGAGAAATCGGCTGATATCGACGATAACAGCGTTAGTATTAATAGCACTATAACAAGCTCTACTACTACTCATCGTGCGGAAGAGGAAGAtgataaaaaaatcaaattcacTACGACGGAGAATGAAGACGACAAGGTTTCAGGTTCCGGGTCGGGTTTGGATTCGAGTCTTTCTGGTTCGGTGACCGGTCGGAATGTTGCGTCGACGAATACTAATAAGGAAGCTGCCGATAAAGGAGGAGGGAAAAAGTCCTCTTCCTCTACGGCTCAGTCCAAGAATAATAACTCTCAAGGGAAGCGAAAAGTTAAggtaaaatatattataaattggTAAACATTTCGGTTAATTAAGaacttcttcaatttttttttcaagctTGAGAAGCTCGTGGGTGGCACACGATACACAGCTTTGATTTAAAAGTAGTTTTTATGTGAACCCTTTTCGGATCTATGGCTTATATATAATTATGGGTCTTACAAATATTATAGTAGCCTAGTCACGGGAAaaaggagagagaaagaagaaaaagaagtggattattttagaatatatatatatatatatagataaccTAAAATTCTTATAGATATATCCAAGTCTGAATGTGTGTTTTTGGGATGAGGGAACATAGCGTTATAATAAATTTGTGACCTTGAattgtgtgtatatatgtatagGTTGATTGGACACCAGAATTACACAGAAGGTTCGTACAGGCAGTGGAGCAACTTGGAGTGGATAAGGCAGTGCCTTCTCGGATTTTAGAACTCATGGGAATCGATTGTCTCACTCGACATAACATCGCCAGCCACCTTCAGGTAATTAAACCCAAATTTCAATtactataaaaatattatttaattttattaaatcagttcttttaattcttttccttttctatatatatatatatgatatataattaattaatattatatatttgtgtgtgtTTATATCGTATGAAACTCGAAGGAAATTAAAAGCTGAAGAAGCTTTTGAAATTTCAGATTTACAGTAGAACTAATATTATATTAATTCGTGAATCTGATCTTTCTAATAATTAGTTACAACACCATTATTTTCGATATTTCCAGTCAAAGCTAAATGTCAAATATTCTATAGTTATACAACTATTTACACGCGTCGTCGATAACTATTtcgattgaaaaaaaaaatccttgCTAAATAAAAACCTAGATACATAAATGAGAATCTTGTACAGTTGTACGTACACTGAATATTAGAATTAGTGAGGAGAACTGTACATACACATAGTACTAATTAATAATATACTTGTGATGATGTGGCGGTGCACAGAAATATCGTTCGCATCGGAAACATTTGCTGGCACGTGAGGCCGAGGCAGCAAGCTGGAGCCAGAGGAGGCAAATGTTTGGACCGGCAGGTGGCGGCGGCGGTGGGGCCGTGTCCGGTAAGAGAGACGTCGGCCCTTGGCCGGTTTTACCAACCATGGGGTTCCCTCCGATGACACCACCACCAGTGCCACCATTAGTACCACCACCCATGCACCACCACTTCAGACCCTTACACGTGTGGGGTCATCCCACCGTTGACCAATCCCTAATGCACGTGTGGCCGCCTAAACACTTACCTCACTCCCCTTCTCATCATCCTCCGCCGCAAGCCTGGCCGCCGGTCCCTCCTCCTCCGCCACCACAGGACCCTTCTTACTGGCACTCTCACCACCAGCGAGTAACTATTCAACAATGCTTGACTGTCTCATttgagttatatatatatatattttcatcgATCTCATTAGCTATtggttttgttttttgttttaggTTCCGAGTACACTAACCCCAGGAACCCCTTGCTTTCCACAACCAATGGCTACGCCGGTAACTACATTTCCTTACTGTgttaactttattttttttggCACCATTCGCAGTGTCCTTATCTTCAGGAGCATCGTCCTGGTTTCCTTTTGAAAGAGAGAAATGTAGATAT
It encodes the following:
- the LOC133817433 gene encoding transcription activator GLK1-like; this encodes MVIGMLAVSSLRDTYRDEKQGGETVETSNINFSINAGDGFPDFADCIDFDDLFIGINVDGDVLPDLEMDSEILADFSAEDYNSDVNASPSSAEKSADIDDNSVSINSTITSSTTTHRAEEEDDKKIKFTTTENEDDKVSGSGSGLDSSLSGSVTGRNVASTNTNKEAADKGGGKKSSSSTAQSKNNNSQGKRKVKVDWTPELHRRFVQAVEQLGVDKAVPSRILELMGIDCLTRHNIASHLQKYRSHRKHLLAREAEAASWSQRRQMFGPAGGGGGGAVSGKRDVGPWPVLPTMGFPPMTPPPVPPLVPPPMHHHFRPLHVWGHPTVDQSLMHVWPPKHLPHSPSHHPPPQAWPPVPPPPPPQDPSYWHSHHQRVPSTLTPGTPCFPQPMATPRFATPTVPGIPPPHAMYKVEPGIGNLNPGQSGPHPLFDFHPSKESVDAAIGDVLAKPWLPLPLGLKPPSTDSVMGELQRQGVPKIPPSCA